Part of the Lampris incognitus isolate fLamInc1 unplaced genomic scaffold, fLamInc1.hap2 scaffold_48, whole genome shotgun sequence genome is shown below.
tgtgtgtgtgtgtgtgtgtgtgtgtgtgtgtgtgtcgggggagaGAGCGTACAACACAGCTCAAACGAATCCACTGTGGAGCATCCGTTACGCGGAGATAGAGATGAGACCCGTGTTGTATGGGAGACGTTGTGCAGCATTTACAGCAGGCTATACGTCGTACAGTAAATAGGCTATACGTCGTACAGTAAATAGGCTATACGTCATACAGTAAATAGGCTATACGTCGTACAGTAAACAGGCTATACGTCGTACAGTTATGCTGGAGTCGGTGGCTCGGTGTGCGTTGCTGGAGGTGAAGGATGTTTTGTCAGCGGATGAACTGGGACGTGTAACTGGGCTGCGATGGAACGCCGAGCCAGCGCGTGAGAGCGTGGCGTGAGAGCGTGGCGTGAGAGCGTGTGATCGTTTGTTGGATTTGCGGAACAGACGCTGATTATTAGCGGTGCGTCCCGGCACGTCCAGGATTATCAGCCTTTACGCGCTCGGACCTTTCCTATCGTCATTATTTGGACGCCTTATGAATTTTTTAGATGGATTAAAGGGCCAGGGGTAACGCAGCTCATTACTGGAGAGACAGACCAGTCAGGCTAATTAGAGAACAAAATCTCGAGGCttccgccccgccccccccctttttgtttgTTGGGTGTTTAACGGAAAATACATCCCTCTTTTATTTCGCGCAGTGACCAACAGCTCCCAAGTCATGTCGAAGAATAAGAGCAGCGAGTCGGTGAAGGTGGTGGTGCGCTGCCGGCCGCTGAGCCGGAAGGAGGAGGCGCTGGGGTCCGGGGGGGGCATCGTGGAGATGGACCTGCGGCTGGGACAGGTGGTCCTGCGGAACCCCCGCGCGCCACCCGGCGAACCCCGGAAGTCGTTCACGTTCGACGCGGTGTACGACGGCGGCTCCACGCAGCGAGACCTGTACGACGAGACCGTGCGCCCGCTGATAGAGTCGGTGCTCGCGGGCTTCAACGGCACCATCTTCGCGTACGGGCAGACCGGCACGGGGAAGACGTACAGCATGCAGGGGGCGTGGCGGGACCCGGAACAACGGGGCGTGATCCCCAATGCCTTCGATCACATCTTCACACACATCTCCCGCTCTCAGTCTGATAAACAGTACCTGGTCAGGGCCTCCTACCTGGAGATCTACAGGGAGGAGATCAGAGATCTCCTGAATCCTAACCACGCCAACGCGAGAGCTCTGGACCTCCGAGAGAGCCCGGACACCGGGGTGTATGTGCGGGACCTCACCTCCTGTGTGTGTAAAAGCGTGAAGGAGATTGAGGAGCTCATGAATGTGGGTAATCAGGCACGGGCAGTTGGGTCAACTGATATGAATGAACACTCGTCCCGATCCCACGCCCTCTTCCTGATCACAGTGGAGTGCAGCCAACCCGGGCCGGACGGACGAAAACACATTCGGGTCGGTCGTCTCAACCTCGTAGACCTAGCGGGTAGTGAACGGCAGACTAAGACAGGCGTCCGGGGAGAGCGTCTGAAGGAGGCCGCAAAGATCAACTTGTCTCTGTCTGCACTGGGTAACGTGATCTCTGCCCTGGCGGACGGACGCAGTGGCCATGTGCCCTACCGGGACTCCAAGCTCACCCGGCTGTTGCAGGACTCACTGGGGGGGAACGCCAAGACTGTCATGGTTGCCACGCTAGGCCCTGCCCCACAGCACTTTGACGAGACGCTCACTACTCTCCGTTATGCCAACCGGGCCAAGAACATCCAGAACCAGCCCAGAGTCAACGAGGACCCCAAGGATGCCTTGCTTCGTGAGTTCCAGCAGGAGATAGCACGGCTCAGGGCCCAGCTCAACCACAGGAAGGAGAGGAGCAAGCACAGGAAGGAGGAAGCCGACAGCGAGGGCTGGGAAAGAGATGGGGATGAAGACATGGAGGGAGACGATGAGGTGGAGAAGGAGGCGCAGGAATATGTGAAGCAGGAGCAGCAGCggttggagagagagaaggaggccaTCAGGGAGGACCGCTCTCTGTTGGCTGAAGAGAAGCAGAGACTTTTAGGGGAGAAGGAGAGGATGATGGGGGACCTGAGGAAGGAGCAAGAAGCTACAGAGCAGCTGACTGCCAAGTACAAGGTGAGGGCTTTGGACAGCAACAAGGTCCCCTGTTAGTTGTCCTTAGTGCTGTCCTTACTTGAAGTTGTCCTTAGTGCTGTCCTTACTTAATCACGGTTTCAGTTGAAGATCCAGAATGGTTTTTCTTTCATCTTTTGTGTTCAATCCGAAGTACAATGTAGGTCATTTATTTACGCACACTAAACGGACCTGCCTCGACTTAGAGTTGCATGCACCACAACTGTCACATACACcacaactgtctctctctctctctctctctgtctgtctctctcgctctcgctctctctctctgtctgtctgtctgtctgtctgtctgtctctttcgctctctctctgtctgtctgccctctctctctgtctctctgtctctctctgtctgtctctctctctgtctgtctctctttgtctctgtctctctctcgctctctctctgtctgtctctctctgtctctcgctgtctgtctgtctctctctctgtctctcgctttgtctctctctctgtctgtctctgtctctgtctctctctcgctctctctctctctctctctctctctctctctctctctctctctctctctctctctctctctgtctgtctctctgtgtctctgtcactctctctctctctgtctgtctctctgtctctcgctgtctgtctgtctctctctgtctctcgctttgtctctctctctgtctctctgtctgtctctctctgtctgtctgtctgtctctccctctctgtctctctcttgctcttgctctctctgtgtctgtctctctgtctctcgctttgtctcacCAT
Proteins encoded:
- the LOC130133697 gene encoding kinesin-like protein KIF3B, which encodes MSKNKSSESVKVVVRCRPLSRKEEALGSGGGIVEMDLRLGQVVLRNPRAPPGEPRKSFTFDAVYDGGSTQRDLYDETVRPLIESVLAGFNGTIFAYGQTGTGKTYSMQGAWRDPEQRGVIPNAFDHIFTHISRSQSDKQYLVRASYLEIYREEIRDLLNPNHANARALDLRESPDTGVYVRDLTSCVCKSVKEIEELMNVGNQARAVGSTDMNEHSSRSHALFLITVECSQPGPDGRKHIRVGRLNLVDLAGSERQTKTGVRGERLKEAAKINLSLSALGNVISALADGRSGHVPYRDSKLTRLLQDSLGGNAKTVMVATLGPAPQHFDETLTTLRYANRAKNIQNQPRVNEDPKDALLREFQQEIARLRAQLNHRKERSKHRKEEADSEGWERDGDEDMEGDDEVEKEAQEYVKQEQQRLEREKEAIREDRSLLAEEKQRLLGEKERMMGDLRKEQEATEQLTAKYKWGNNN